The following nucleotide sequence is from Anaerococcus sp. Marseille-Q7828.
ATCTAGTACTTCTTGACTAGCCTCTAGGCTTGTTTCTTCACCATCGCTTCCTATTCTTACAAACTGGCTGTTTTCGCTATCATATTGCAATCTATCATAGGATCCAGCTGGGATTACATAAGTAAGAACTGCCGCAATAATTAATACAATAAATAATACCGTAAAAGCAGTAGGAAATTTCCTTTCCTTTTTCTTTTTTTTAGCAACTTCGCTCATAATTAAACCTCCTAAAATTTATGAAAACGTTAATCGTTACTATTATAGTTTAACATTTATACAAACTTTGTCAATTATTTATTTATATGTAAAAAAATGAATAATTACAAATTGATGATAATGATTGATAAATCTCAGAGAATTTGCTTGAGATCTTAGAATGAAGATGGATTTATGATAAAAAAAGAGCAGACTTAGTGTCCGCTCTTTGCTATTTATTAAATTATTTTATAACCTTTGTTACAACGCCTGATGCTACTGTTCTTCCACCTTCACGTACTGCGAATCTTAGTCCTTCTTCTAGGGCTATTGGTTTTTGTAGGCTGATTTTGAATGTTGCGTTGTCTCCTGGCATTACCATTTCTACGCCTTCTTCTAGTTGAATGTCGCCTGTTACGTCTGTTGTTCTGAAGAAGAATTGTGGTCTGTATCCGCTGAAGAATGGTGTGTGACGTCCACCTTCATCTTTGGTTAGTACGTATACTTGTCCTTCGAATTCTGTGTGTGGGTGTACGCTGTCTGGTTTTGCTAGTACTTGTCCTCTTGAGATTTCGTCTCTTTGTACGCCTCTTAGTAGGATTCCTACGTTGTCGCCTGATTCTGCTTGTTCTAGAGATTTGTGGAACATTTCTACGCCTGTTACTACTGCGCTTGATGTTTTTTCTGTTAGGCCTACGATTTCTACTGTGTCGCCTACTTTTAATGTTCCTCTTTCTACTCTTCCTGTTGCTACTGTTCCACGGCCTGAGATTGTCATTACGTCTTCTACTGGCATTAGGAATGGTTGGTCGTTGTCTCTTTCTGGGATGTCA
It contains:
- a CDS encoding elongation factor Tu, with protein sequence AIIVVSAADGPMPQTREHILLARQVGVPKIAVFLNKQDQVDDDELIELVEMEVRDLLNEYEFDGDNCPVVVGSALKSLQEGGEGEWSDKILQLMDEVDNYFDIPERDNDQPFLMPVEDVMTISGRGTVATGRVERGTLKVGDTVEIVGLTEKTSSAVVTGVEMFHKSLEQAESGDNVGILLRGVQRDEISRGQVLAKPDSVHPHTEFEGQVYVLTKDEGGRHTPFFSGYRPQFFFRTTDVTGDIQLEEGVEMVMPGDNATFKISLQKPIALEEGLRFAVREGGRTVASGVVTKVIK